One stretch of Arachis hypogaea cultivar Tifrunner chromosome 20, arahy.Tifrunner.gnm2.J5K5, whole genome shotgun sequence DNA includes these proteins:
- the LOC112782942 gene encoding outer plastidial membrane protein porin produces MVKGPGLYSDIGKKARDLLFKDYHTDQKFTVTTYSPTGVAITSTGIKRDELFMAEVNTQLKNKNVTTDIKVDTDSNLFTTITVNEPAPGLKTIFNFRIPDQRSGKVEVQYVHGYSGISTSVGLTANPIVNFSGVLGTDVLAIGSELSYDTKIGEFTKYNAGVNFTKADLVASLTVTDKGDTLNASYYHLVNPLNNTAFGAEVTHSFSTNKNTLTLGSQHALDPLTTVKARINHSGKAHALIQHEWRPKSFFTISGEVDTKSFEQSAKIGLGLALKP; encoded by the exons aTGGTTAAGGGTCCAGGTCTCTACTCTGACATTGGAAAGAAAGCCAGAG ATCTGCTGTTCAAGGATTACCACACTGATCAGAAGTTCACCGTCACCACCTACTCACCCACTGGAGTT GCTATAACATCAACAGGGATCAAGAGAGATGAACTATTTATGGCTGAAGTTAACACTCAGTTGAAGAACAAGAATGTCACCACTGACATCAAAGTTGACACCGATTCTAAT CTCTTCACAACCATCACTGTTAATGAGCCTGCTCCTGGTCTCAAAACCATCTTTAACTTCAGAATTCCTGATCAAAGGTCTGGAAAG GTGGAAGTTCAGTATGTGCATGGCTATTCTGGAATAAGCACCAGTGTTGGGCTCACTGCAAATCCAATTGTTAACTTCTCTGGTGTTTTAGGGACTGACGTACTTGCAATTGGTTCTGAGCTCTCTTACGACACCAAAATTGGGGAGTTCACAAAATACAATGCTGGAGTGAACTTCACCAAAGCTGACTTGGTTGCCTCTTTGACTGT GACTGACAAAGGCGATACCCTGAATGCGTCATACTACCATTTAGTCAACCCCTTGAACAACACTGCGTTTGGTGCCGAGGTGACTCACAGTTTCTCAACCAATAAGAACACCCTCACACTTGGCAGCCAGCATGCACTAGACCCCTTGACCACAGTGAAGGCTCGGATCAACCACTCCGGCAAGGCACATGCCCTTATCCAGCATGAGTGGCGTCCCAAATCATTCTTCACCATTTCCGGGGAGGTCGACACCAAGTCTTTCGAGCAGAGTGCCAAGATTGGATTGGGTTTGGCTCTCAAACCCTAA
- the LOC112786404 gene encoding uncharacterized protein, with amino-acid sequence MELLLLTKECGVFLKSTKSNITTLSPTTHRAMARTTRYETTKVIPFSLVYGIEAILPTEIEVPTARMLLDEARDREAKLQELEEKREIMGSKMEEYHRRLALAYDKHVRLRVFLKGDLVLT; translated from the exons ATGGAACTCCTTTTGTTAACCAAAGAGTGTGGAGTGTTCTTGAAGAGTACCAAATCAAACATCACAACTCTTTCTCCTACTACCCATAGGGCAATGGCCAG aacaactaGATATGAAACAACCAAAGTAATACCCTTCTCGTTGGTTTATGGCATTGAAGCTATACTGCCAACAGAGATTGAAGTACCCACCGCCAGAATGTTGTTAGATGAAGCAAGGGATCGTGAAGCTAAGTTacaagaattggaagaaaaaagagaaattatGGGAAGCAAGATGGAAGAATACCACCGAAGACTAGCATTAGCTTATGATAAGCATGTTCGGCTTAGGGTGTTCCTAAAGGGAGATCTAGTACTAACATAA
- the LOC112786931 gene encoding probable auxin efflux carrier component 8 yields the protein MISLEDVYHVITATVPLYVTMILAYVSVKWWKIFTPEQCSGINKFVAKFSVPLLSFQVISSNNFYKMSLKLMYADFVQKLLAFLALTIIIKVSGRGGLKWIITGLSLSTLPNTLILGIPLMKAMYRDDAALLLPQIIVLQSLIWYNLLLFLHELDAAIPARTMPDTPPPPPPSQPIGETENSQELQPKEEEEEDEEAAPAGRDRKKKIMLILMTVGRELITNPNTHATLIGLIWSCIHFRWEVNLPDVINQSITILSNGGLGMAAFSLGLFMASRSSIIACGPRMTMVALGLKFLAGPALMALASLMIGLKGTSLKVAIVQAALPQGIVPFVFAKEYNVNPSVLSTGVLLGMLVALPVALTYYLMLSL from the exons atgatttCCTTAGAAGATGTTTATCATGTAATAACAGCCACTGTCCCATTATATGTTACTATGATATTAGCCTATGTTTCTGTTAAATGGTGGAAAATCTTCACTCCAGAACAATGCTCAGGGATAAACAAATTTGTTGCAAAATTCTCAGTGCCCTTGTTATCATTTCAAGTTATTTCTTCCAACAACTTCTACAAGATGAGCCTGAAGCTAATGTATGCTGATTTTGTTCAGAAATTGCTTGCATTTTTGGCATTAACAATAATCATTAAGGTTAGTGGCAGAGGAGGGTTAAAGTGGATCATAACTGGTCTTTCATTGTCAACACTTCCCAACACTTTGATCCTTGGGATTCCTCTCATGAAGGCTATGTATAGAGATGATGctgctcttcttcttccacagatTATTGTCCTTCAGAGCCTCATCTGGTATAATTTGCTCTTGTTTCTTCATGAACTCGATGCCGCCATTCCGGCCAGGACCATGCCTGAcaccccaccaccaccaccaccatcacaacCCATAG GAGAAACAGAGAATTCTCAGGAATTACAaccaaaagaagaggaagaggaagatgaagaagCAGCACCTGCTGGGAGGGACAGAAAAAAGAAGATAATGTTGATTCTTATGACAGTGGGAAGGGAGTTAATCACAAACCCTAATACCCATGCAACTTTAATTGGTCTTATTTGGTCATGCATACACTTCAG GTGGGAAGTGAATCTACCAGATGTTATTAACCAATCAATAACAATATTATCCAATGGGGGTCTAGGTATGGCAGCATTCAGCCTAG GTCTATTTATGGCATCACGCTCAAGCATTATAGCATGTGGTCCAAGGATGACAATGGTTGCATTAGGGCTAAAATTTCTTGCTGGTCCTGCTCTAATGGCTTTGGCCTCCCTCATGATCGGATTAAAGGGTACATCATTGAAAGTGGCAATTGTTCAG GCAGCTCTACCCCAAGGAATTGTTCCTTTTGTTTTTGCCAAAGAGTATAATGTTAATCCTTCAGTTTTAAGCACAGG AGTGTTACTAGGAATGCTTGTTGCCTTGCCGGTGGCATTGACCTACTACCTCATGTTATCACTATAA